The DNA window GTCCGGGAACCACTTCAGGGACTGGCCCACGCAGGTGCCGTAGACCGCGCCGGCGCCGATGCCGCTGACGGCCGCGGCGATGTACAGCACCGCCAGGGTGTCGGCATACGAGTTCATCACCCAGCCGATCGCGCACAGCAGGCCGCCGAACAGCACGACGGGGCGCGGTCCCCATTTGTCCACCGCCCAGCCTTCCACCGGCACGAGCCAGGTTTCGGTCAGGATGAAGATCGTGAACGCCACCTGGATCGATGCCTTGGTCCAGCCATGGGCTTCGGCGAGGGGATTGACGAACAGGGTCCAGCCATACTGCAGGTTGGCGATCATGGCCATGCAGATGATGCCCATGATCAGTTGCATCCAGCGGAACGATGCTGGCCTTTCGATAGCGGTCGGTGCGTCGGTTTTCATGCAATGTCTCCCATCTGGTTTTTCAGCGCTGTTCTGGTAGCCCTTTGCGGGTACCGCTGTGTGCTTGCATCAGTGGCCGGATCGCGTGGCGGGTGGCTCGCCCGGCAACGGAATGGGGCTTCGCAAACGGTGCCTGGCGATGCTGCGGTGCAGTAGGTGGCTCATGTTGTTGTCTCCTCTATGAATCTGTGGATCCGCGCGGAAGCTGCCGAAAGACTCTGGAACCTGGATCGGGCCGCGGCCGCTGGCGGCGCCCCCGATCCCTTATTTGAAGTTCAACAGATGAACCGATTGTGAAAGAACATATTTCGCAACTCCTTGACCGCGGTTAAGAATCAAAAAATCGTTACAAGTAGTGGCATCCACACACACGCCAGGCGTCAGACGCCGATCTGCGGCTGGCGCAGTTCGCGCCAGTCGATCGCCGCCGCCGGATCGCTGCCGGCCGCCTGGCAGCGCTCTTCGCAGCGGTCCTTGGTGGCGACGATCGCGTCGATGAGGAAGTCCGCGTCGTAGACGGCGAGAAGGTGTCCCTGGTGGCGCGCCAGGTAATCGTGGATGCAGGCGCGCTCCGCGCCGATATCGGGTAACCGGCACCCCGCTTCCCAGTACCAGGGCAGGTCCAGTTCGTGGAAGGCCGCATTCCAGGCATTGCGTTGCGCCGCGGCGGCGTTGCTGGTGTTCGTCATGGTCTCCTCCGTTGTCGTGATACCGAGAAGTCCATATTAAGCATGCTGGATGATTAGCAAAATTCAAAGTTTTTAGGGATAATCATCAAGCATCCTTAATACCTGCGACCTTACCTGCCACCGTCCCTGCAACCACACCTGCGACATCCACCGGGAGCGCCATGCGGAATGCGACACTGCGCCAGCTGAAGATCTTCGAGGCGGTAGCCCGCCACCTGAGTTTTTCCAGGGCCGCCACGGAACTGCACCTCACGCAGCCGGCGGTATCGACGCAGATCCGCACGCTCGAAGCCCACGCCGGCGCCACGCTGTTCGAGCAGCTCGGCAAGAAGACCTACCTGACCCAGGCGGGCGCCGAGCTGCTGCCCTATTGCCGCGCCATCATCGCCCAGTTCGAGCAGGCCGACACGGCGATGGCCCAGCATCGCGGCATTGCCGGCGGCCGCCTGGACGTGGCGGTGATCAGCGCCGGCGACTATTTTTTTCCCCAGCTGATGATGGCCTTCGCACGCCGCCATCCCGGCGTGAAGCTGAACCTGACGGTGCACAACCGCGAGGAATTGCTGGAGCAACTGTCGGACAACCGCACGGATCTCGCCGTCATGGTGCGCCCTCCCCTGCACGACACGCAGAACGACGCCTTCGCCCCCCATCCCTATGTCATCGTGGCGGCGCCGCAGCACCCGCTGGCGGCGCCCGGCCGCGAGCCGATCGGCCTGCGCGAGCTGGTGCGGCACCCGTTCGTGGTGCGCGAACGCGGCTCGGACACCTGGCATTCGATGGAAGACGCGTTCGGCACCCGGCTCGACGAGCTGCAGGTGGCCATGGAAATCAAGAGCACGGAGACGATCAAGCAGGCCGTGATCGCGGGGATCGGCCTGGGCTTCCTGTCGGCGCATACGATCGGCCGCGAGGTGGCGGCCGGCAGCCTGGTGGTGGTGCCCGCCGAGCGTTTTCCGCTCATGCTGAACTGGTATGTGGTGCACCGCCGCGAAAAGCGCCTGCCGCCCGTGGCCCACGCGTTCCGCCAGTTCCTGCTCGAAGATGGCGCCGAGTGGATCGGACGGCTGATTCCCACGGCGGGGACGTAGCTCCTTCAATTCCCCATCAGCGCCCGCACATGCTCGGTAGTGCCGCCGGCCAGGCCAGCGCCGCTGTAGCCGCCCTCGAGCACGGAAACGATGCGCCCCGCGCACGTGTCCGCGGCGATCGCCATCACTTCGCGCGTGATCCAGCCGAAGTCCTCGTCGTCCAGCGCCAGCTGTGCCAGCGGGTCGAGACGGTGCGCGTCGAAGCCCGCCGAGACGAGGATCAGCTCCGGTGCGAACGCGCGCAGGGCCGGCAGCAGCCGCATCGCCATGCTGTTGCGGAATGCCTGCGAACCGCAGCCGGGCGGCAGCGGCACGTTGACGATGTTGCCGCTGCCGCCCCGTTCGTGCGCCGCGCCCGTGCCCGGATACAGCGGCGACTGGTGGCTGGAGCCGAAGAACAGCCGCGGCTCGTCGTAGAACGCGGCCTGCGTGCCGTTGCCATGGCGGACATCGAAATCGATGACGGCCACCCGCGCCAGGCCGTGGGCATGCAGCGCATGCATGGCGGCGATGGCCACCTGATTGAAGATGCAGAAGCCCATCGCCCGATCCGGTTCGGCATGGTGACCGCACGGCCGCGTGGCGCAGAACACATTCAGGGCCTCCCCCGCCAGGACCGCGTCGACGCCGGCGCAGGCGGCGCCCACGCAGCGCATCACCGCGTCGAGCGAGCCGGGCGACATCGCCGTGTCGCCGCCATCGAGCAGCACCACGCCCTGCCGGGGCGCCATCGCCGTCACGGTATCGACATAGTCCGCGTCATGCACCAGCAGCACCTGCTCGCGGGTGCCGAGCGGCGCCTCGCGCCACGCCAGCGCCGTGAACTCCGGTTTCCATAACGCGCCCATCACCGCATGCAGGCGCTCGGGCGACTCCGGGTGGCCCGGGCCTGGAAGATGCTCCAGGCAGTCGGGATGGAACATGACCATCGTGCCTGGCTTGTCCATGATGTCTCCGTGTCAGATGACGCGCCCGGCCCGCAGCGCCGCGATCTCTTCGTCGCCGTAGCCCAGCTGGCCGAGCACTTCCTCGGTATGCTCGCCCAGCAGCGGCGAGCGCCGCACCACCGTGGGGCTGTCGGAGAGCTTGATGGGATTGCCGACCGTCAGGTAGGGGCCGCGCTCCGGATGATCGACCTCGACGATCGTGCCGGTGGCCCGCAGTGAAGGTTCCTCGGCCAGTTCCTTCATCGACAGGATCGGCCCGCAGGGAATGTCGTCGCGGTTGAGGATGTCCATGACCTCGAACTTCGTCAGCGTCTTCGTCCATTCCTCGACGGTGGCGAAGATCTGCATCAGGTGCGGCAGCCGGGCGCGCGGCGTGGCGTAGGCCGGATCGGTGATCCACCCCTCGCGCCCGATCACGCGGCAGATCGCCGGCCACACCGCGGCCTGGGCGATGAAGTAGATGTAGGCGTTCGGATCGCTCTCCCAGCCCTTGCACTTGAGGATCCAGCCAGGCTGGCCGCCGCCGGAGGCGTTGCCGGCGCGGGGCACCGAGTCGCCGAACTGGCCGGTGGCGAATTGCGGATACTCTTCCATCACGCCATTGCGCGCCAGGCGTTGCTGGTCGCGCAGCTTGACCCGGCACAGGTTCAGCACCGCATCCTGCATGGCGATCTGCACGCGCTGGCCGCGGCCGGTGGCGGTGCGCTGGAACAGCGCGGTGACAATGCCCAGCGCCAGGTGCAGGCCGCTGCCGCTGTCGCCGATCTGCGCGCCCGTGACGACGGGCGGCCCGTCGTCGAAGCCGGTCGTGGCGGCGGCCCCGCCGGCGCATTGCGCCACGTTCTCGTACACCTTGCAGTCCTCGTAGGGCCCCGGACCGAAGCCCTTCACGGAGGCGACGATCATGCGCGGGTTCAGCTGGCTGATGCGCTCCCACGAAAACCCCATGCGGTCCAGCGCGCCGGGCGCGAAATTCTCCACCAGCACATCGCAGTCGCGGATCAGCGTTTCCAATACCGCCTTGCCGGCCGGCTGCTTGGTATCGAGCGTCATCGAGCGCTTGTTATGGTTCAGCATCGTGAAGTACAGGCTGTCCACTTCGGGAATGTCGCGCAGCTGGGCGCGCGTGGCGTCGCCCTCGCCGGCCCGTTCGACCTTGATCACGTCGGCGCCGAACCAGGCGAGCAGCTGGGTGCAGGTGGGGCCCGATTGCACGTGGGTGAAATCGAGAATGCGAATGCCTTCCAAAGCCTTGCTCATGCCGGTCTCCTCGGTTGATGGGCTGATTTTTTTCTATTCTGCGCTGCCCGATGAGTCCGGGCAAACAGTTGTGCTGTGTCAGATGCAACCCATCATAACGGCCCCGCCCGCGCCCGATCATTGACCGCGGTTAAGTTTGACCAGATAGAGTCTGGCCAGCCAAAAACAGCGTGGCCAGGTCGGCCCGGCTGCCCGCCAGTGCGCCATCGTAGCCCGGCAGGTCGGCCAGCGCGGCGCGAAACCGGTCGTGGGTCATCGCCGCGGCAACCGCGGCAAGCAGGGGCTGGTCGAGTGCCGCCCTGTCGCAGGCGAGGAAATACCGTTCACGGCAGACGGGTATGAATTCGAGGCCGAAGCGGCGCGCCGCCGTCTCCACGCCAAAACTGATGTCCGCCATGCCGCTGGCCACGTAGGCCGCCACCGCCGCGTGCGTGAATTCGGCGCTGTCGTGGCCGACGATGGCCGCCGGGTCGATGCCCTGCTCCGCCAGCAGCAGCTCGAGCAGCACGCGGGTGCCCGAACCCTGCTGCCGGTTGACGAAGCGCAGGTCGCGCCGCGCCAGGTCGGCCAGCCCGGTCACGCCCTTTGGATTGCCGCGCGCCACGAACAGGCCCAGTTCGCGGTAGGCCAGGTGCAGGAAGGCATGGCGTTCCTCGTTCAGCCAGGGCCGGTAGCTCGCCGCGGCCGCCTCCTCGAACCGCCCCACCGGCAGGTGGAAGCCGGCCAGGTCGCATTCGCCCCGCGCCAGGGCCGCCACCGCCTCGGTGCTGCTGCGGTAGTTGATGTCCACGGTCACGCCCTCGTTGCGCAGCTGCGCCACCAGCGCCGCTACGGCAAAGCCGTGCGACGCCGTCAGCCGCACGCCTTGCGCATCGGCGGCCAGCACGCGCACCAGTTCCTGCTGCAGCTCGGACGCCAGGCTGTCGAGGAGCGGCGAGAGCCGCGCATTGATGCGGCGGTCCGCCCACATCAGCTTCTCGGCCAGCGGGGTCAGCACGGTACCCTGCCCGCGCACCTTGTGCACGAGTTCAGCGCCGAACTGTTCGCTGAACTGCTGCAGCAGGCCCCAGGCATGGCGGTACGACATGCGGCCCTGCACCGCCGCCTTGCTGATGCTGCCCGTTTCGCTGACGGCGGCCAGCAAGGACAGCAGCGCGGGCAGCGCGGTAGCGTTTCCCCTGGCATCGCGCAGGAACCAGTCGGGTTTAATTTCCACGCTGAGCATATGCAAAATCCTTCCTATTGAAGCCGCGTTTATAGGGTGATAGTCTGAATTTACACGATAAAACCTGTGTCGCATATGCAACCCGGAACATAAGCGGGTGCATTCACCAAGGAGACGCCATGCCCACCGCCACAGTTTCCCCCGCCGCAGTTTCCCCCGTCGTCGCCGCTGCCGCCCTCGCGGCTATCGACGGTATCCTGGCCGACCTGTTCGCCCGCCTCGGCGACCGCCAGGACCAGCTGCTGCCCGTGCTGCACGGCCTGCAGGAGGGTGCTGGCTACATTCCGCCGGAACGCGTGCCGGAGATCGCCCGGCATTTCAACCTGTCACTCGCGGAAGTGCATGGCGTGATCACCTTCTACCATTACTTCCGCAGCGAGCCGCCGCCCCGCTGCGTGATCCAGGTGTGCCGCGCGGAGGCGTGCCAGAGCATGGGGGCGGACCAGTTGCTGGAGCATGCGCAGGCTGCGCTGGGCTGTGGCCTGCATGGGCACACTGCTGACGGCGCGTTCGGCCTGGAGCCGGTGTATTGCCTGGGGCAGTGCGCCAGCGCGCCGGCGCTGACCATCAACGAGGCCGTGTTCGCACGCGTGAGCCCGGCGCGCTTCGATGCGCTCATCGCCGGCGTGCTGGCAGACGATGCACGAACCAGCGCAATGCAGGCAAGCAGCGTGGAGGTGACCGTATGACGACGATGCAAATTTACGTGCCCTGCGATTCCGCGGCGCTGGCGGTTGGCGCCGACGAGGTTGCCGCGGCCATCGCCGCCGAGGCGCTGCAACGCGGTCTCGACATTCGCGTGCTGCGCAACGGCACGCGTGGCCTGTTGTGGCTTGAAACGCTGGTGGAAGTGGAAACCCCGGCCGGCCGGTTCGGTTTCGGACCGGTGGAAGCGGCGGACGTGCCGGCGCTGTTCGACGCCGCCTGGTCGCCAGGCCATCCGCTCGCCCTCGGCCTCGTGGCGGAGATTCCCTACCTGGCGCGCCAGCAGCGGCTCACGTTCGCCCGCGTCGGCATTACCGAACCCCGCTCGCTGGCGGACTATATCGCCCACGATGGCTATCGCGGCCTGCGCAAGGCGCTCGACATGGCACCGGCGGCCATCGTGGCGGAAGTGACCGCATCGGGCCTGCGGGGCCGCGGCGGCGCCGCCTTCCCCACGGGGATCAAGTGGAACACCGTGCTCAAGGCGCCCGGCAGCGAAAAGTACATCGTCTGCAATGCGGATGAAGGCGATTCCGGCACGTTCGCCGACCGCATCATCATGGAAAGCGATCCCTTCGTGCTGGTCGAGGGCATGACGATCGCCGGCATCGCCGTCGGCGCCGCGCGTGGCTACATCTACGTGCGCAGCGAATACCCGCACGCGATCGCCCGGCTGGAAACCGCCATCGCGCTGGCGCGTCATCACGGCTACCTGGGCACGAACGTGCTGGGCTCCGGCCGCGCATTCGAGCTCGAGGTACGCAAGGGCGCCGGTGCGTATATCTGCGGCGAGGAGACGGCGCTGCTGGAAAGCGTGGAGGGCAAGCGCGGCATCGTGCGCGCCAAGCCGCCGCTGCCCGCGCTGGCGGGGCTGTTCGGCAAGCCCACCGTGATCAACAACGTGCTGTCGCTGGCCACCGTGCCCATCATCCTGGACAAGGGTGCCGCCTACTACCAGGACTACGGCATGGGCCGCTCGCGCGGCACCCTGCCCGTACAGCTGGCCGGGAACATCAGGCACGGGGGCCTGATCGAACTGGCCTTCGGCGTCACGCTGCGCGAGATCCTGTACGACTACGGCGGCGGCAGCGCGTCGGGCCGCCCCATCAAGGCCGTGCAGGTGGGCGGGCCGCTGGGCGCCTACCTGCCCGAGTCGCAATGGGACACGCCGCTCGACTACGAAGCCTTCGCGGGGCTGTGGGCGGTTCTGGGCCATGGCGGCATCGTGGTGCACGACGACCGCGCAGACATGGCGAAGCTGGCACGTTACGCGATGGAATTCTGCGCCATCGAGTCGTGCGGAAAATGCACGCCGTGCCGCATTGGCTCGACGCGAGGCGTGGAGGTGATCGACAAGATCCGCGAAGGCACGCAGCGCACGCAACATGTAGTGCTGCTGCGCGACCTGTGCGACACGATGCTCAATGGTTCGCTGTGCGCGATGGGCGGCATGACGCCCTACCCCGTGCTGTCGGCCCTGAACCACTTCCCGGAAGATTTCGGCCAGGCCGACACTTCGCAACACGCCGCCTGAGGAGAACACGATGATCGAAACCATCCTTGCCCGCGACCTGGGCACCCCGCCACCGGCCGTGATCACCGACTATGTCACGCTGCAGATCGACGGCGAACGCGTGACCGTGCCCGCAGGCACGTCGGTGATGCGCGCGGCCGCGCTGTCCGGCATCAATATCCCCAAGCTGTGCGCCACCGACAGCCTGGAACCGTTCGGCTCCTGCCGGCTGTGTCTTGTGGAGATCGACGGCCGCCGCGGCTATCCCGCCTCGTGCACCACGCCGGCCGAGGAAGGCATGGTCGTGCGCACCCAGTCCGCCAAGCTGCAGCAGCTGCGCAAGGGCGTGATGGAACTGTACATCTCCGACCACCCGCTCGACTGCCTCACCTGCCCGGCCAACGGCGCCTGCGAACTGCAGGACATGGCGGGCGTGACGGGCCTGCGCGAGGTGCGCTACGGCTACGAGGGCGACAACCACCTGAAGCTGAAGAAGGACGAGTCGAATCCCTACTTCACGTTCGACTCGTCGAAGTGCATCGTGTGCAACCGCTGCGTGCGCGCCTGCGAGGAAACCCAGGGCACGTTCGCGCTGACGATCTCGGGCCGCGGCTTCGAATCGCGCGTGTCGGCCGGCCAGAGCGAAGCGTTCATGGAGTCGGAGTGCGTGTCGTGCGGCGCCTGCGTGGAGGCCTGCCCGACGGCGACGCTGACGGAAAAGTCGGTGATCTGGCTGGGCCAGGCGGAACACAGCATCACGACCACTTGCGCCTATTGCGGCGTGGGTTGCTCGCTGAACGCGGAAATGAAGGGCAACGAGGTGGTGCGCATGGTGCCGGCGAAGGACGGCAAGGCCAACGAAGGCCATGCGTGCGTGAAGGGCCGCTTCGCATGGGGCTATGCCACGCACAAGGACCGCATCACGAAGCCGATGATCCGCGCGAAGATCACCGACCCGTGGCGCGAAGTGTCGTGGGACGAAGCGCTCGATTACGCGGCATCGGAATTCCGCCGCATCCAGGCGAAACACGGCCGCGATGCGATCGGCGGCATCGTGTCGTCGCGCTGCACGAACGAGGAAGGCTACCTGGTGCAGAAGCTGGTGCGTGCCGCGTTCGGCAACAACAACGTGGACACCTGCGCACGGGTTTGCCATTCGCCCACCGGCTATGGCCTGAAGCAGACGCTGGGCGAATCGGCCGGCACGCAGAGCTTCAAGTCGATCGAGCATACCGATGTGGTGCTCGTGATCGGCGCCAACCCCACGGACGGGCATCCGGTGTTCGGCTCGCGGATGAAGCGGCGGCTGCGCCAGGGCGCGCGCCTGATCGTCATCGACCCGCGCCGCATCGACCTGATCAAGTCGCCGCACGTGCGCGCCGATTACCACCTGCAACTGCGGCCGGGCACTAACGTGGCCGTGCTGTCCGCGCTGGCCCACGTGATCGTCACCGAGGGCTTGCTGGCCGACGCGTTCATCGAAGAACGTTGCGAGGACCGTGCCTTCCTGCAGTGGCGCGACTTCGTGGCCCAGCCGGCCAATTCGCCGGAAGAGACGGAAAGCGTGACGGGCGTGCCTCCTGCGGAACTGCGCGCGGCGGCACGGCTGTATGCCACCGGCGGCAACGCGGCGATCTACTATGGCCTGGGCGTGACGGAACATGCGCAGGGATCGACGGCCGTGATGGCCATCGCCAACCTGGCCATGGCCACGGGGAACGTGGGCCGCGAAGGCGTGGGCGTCAATCCGCTGCGCGGCCAGAACAATGTGCAGGGCTCGTGCGACATCGGCTCCTTCCCCCACGAATTGCCCGGCTATCGCCACGTTTCCGACAGCACCGTGCGGGGCCTGTTCGAACAGGCCTGGGGCGTGCCCCTGCAGGACGAGCCGGGCCTGCGTATTCCGAACATGTTCGATGCGGCCCTCGATGGCAGCTTCCTGGGCCTGTATTGCCAGGGCGAGGACATCGTGCAGTCCGATCCGAACACGCAGCACGTGACGGCGGCGCTGTCGGCCATGGAGTGCATCGTGGTCCAGGACATCTTCCTGAACGAGACGGCAAAATACGCGCACGTGCTGCTGCCCGGCTCCTCGTTCCTGGAAAAGGATGGCACGTTCACCAATGCCGAGCGGCGCATCTCGCGCGTGCGCAAGGTGATGCCGCCGCGCGCCGGCCTGGCGGACTGGGAAGCGACGATGGCGCTGTCGAACCGGCTGGGCTATCCGATGAATTACCGCCACCCTTCGGAGATCATGGACGAGA is part of the Pseudoduganella lutea genome and encodes:
- a CDS encoding LysR substrate-binding domain-containing protein, whose translation is MRNATLRQLKIFEAVARHLSFSRAATELHLTQPAVSTQIRTLEAHAGATLFEQLGKKTYLTQAGAELLPYCRAIIAQFEQADTAMAQHRGIAGGRLDVAVISAGDYFFPQLMMAFARRHPGVKLNLTVHNREELLEQLSDNRTDLAVMVRPPLHDTQNDAFAPHPYVIVAAPQHPLAAPGREPIGLRELVRHPFVVRERGSDTWHSMEDAFGTRLDELQVAMEIKSTETIKQAVIAGIGLGFLSAHTIGREVAAGSLVVVPAERFPLMLNWYVVHRREKRLPPVAHAFRQFLLEDGAEWIGRLIPTAGT
- a CDS encoding histone deacetylase family protein, with translation MDKPGTMVMFHPDCLEHLPGPGHPESPERLHAVMGALWKPEFTALAWREAPLGTREQVLLVHDADYVDTVTAMAPRQGVVLLDGGDTAMSPGSLDAVMRCVGAACAGVDAVLAGEALNVFCATRPCGHHAEPDRAMGFCIFNQVAIAAMHALHAHGLARVAVIDFDVRHGNGTQAAFYDEPRLFFGSSHQSPLYPGTGAAHERGGSGNIVNVPLPPGCGSQAFRNSMAMRLLPALRAFAPELILVSAGFDAHRLDPLAQLALDDEDFGWITREVMAIAADTCAGRIVSVLEGGYSGAGLAGGTTEHVRALMGN
- the frc gene encoding formyl-CoA transferase; this encodes MSKALEGIRILDFTHVQSGPTCTQLLAWFGADVIKVERAGEGDATRAQLRDIPEVDSLYFTMLNHNKRSMTLDTKQPAGKAVLETLIRDCDVLVENFAPGALDRMGFSWERISQLNPRMIVASVKGFGPGPYEDCKVYENVAQCAGGAAATTGFDDGPPVVTGAQIGDSGSGLHLALGIVTALFQRTATGRGQRVQIAMQDAVLNLCRVKLRDQQRLARNGVMEEYPQFATGQFGDSVPRAGNASGGGQPGWILKCKGWESDPNAYIYFIAQAAVWPAICRVIGREGWITDPAYATPRARLPHLMQIFATVEEWTKTLTKFEVMDILNRDDIPCGPILSMKELAEEPSLRATGTIVEVDHPERGPYLTVGNPIKLSDSPTVVRRSPLLGEHTEEVLGQLGYGDEEIAALRAGRVI
- a CDS encoding substrate-binding domain-containing protein, producing MLSVEIKPDWFLRDARGNATALPALLSLLAAVSETGSISKAAVQGRMSYRHAWGLLQQFSEQFGAELVHKVRGQGTVLTPLAEKLMWADRRINARLSPLLDSLASELQQELVRVLAADAQGVRLTASHGFAVAALVAQLRNEGVTVDINYRSSTEAVAALARGECDLAGFHLPVGRFEEAAAASYRPWLNEERHAFLHLAYRELGLFVARGNPKGVTGLADLARRDLRFVNRQQGSGTRVLLELLLAEQGIDPAAIVGHDSAEFTHAAVAAYVASGMADISFGVETAARRFGLEFIPVCRERYFLACDRAALDQPLLAAVAAAMTHDRFRAALADLPGYDGALAGSRADLATLFLAGQTLSGQT
- a CDS encoding NAD(P)H-dependent oxidoreductase subunit E; this encodes MPTATVSPAAVSPVVAAAALAAIDGILADLFARLGDRQDQLLPVLHGLQEGAGYIPPERVPEIARHFNLSLAEVHGVITFYHYFRSEPPPRCVIQVCRAEACQSMGADQLLEHAQAALGCGLHGHTADGAFGLEPVYCLGQCASAPALTINEAVFARVSPARFDALIAGVLADDARTSAMQASSVEVTV
- a CDS encoding formate dehydrogenase beta subunit, encoding MTTMQIYVPCDSAALAVGADEVAAAIAAEALQRGLDIRVLRNGTRGLLWLETLVEVETPAGRFGFGPVEAADVPALFDAAWSPGHPLALGLVAEIPYLARQQRLTFARVGITEPRSLADYIAHDGYRGLRKALDMAPAAIVAEVTASGLRGRGGAAFPTGIKWNTVLKAPGSEKYIVCNADEGDSGTFADRIIMESDPFVLVEGMTIAGIAVGAARGYIYVRSEYPHAIARLETAIALARHHGYLGTNVLGSGRAFELEVRKGAGAYICGEETALLESVEGKRGIVRAKPPLPALAGLFGKPTVINNVLSLATVPIILDKGAAYYQDYGMGRSRGTLPVQLAGNIRHGGLIELAFGVTLREILYDYGGGSASGRPIKAVQVGGPLGAYLPESQWDTPLDYEAFAGLWAVLGHGGIVVHDDRADMAKLARYAMEFCAIESCGKCTPCRIGSTRGVEVIDKIREGTQRTQHVVLLRDLCDTMLNGSLCAMGGMTPYPVLSALNHFPEDFGQADTSQHAA
- the fdhF gene encoding formate dehydrogenase subunit alpha, producing MIETILARDLGTPPPAVITDYVTLQIDGERVTVPAGTSVMRAAALSGINIPKLCATDSLEPFGSCRLCLVEIDGRRGYPASCTTPAEEGMVVRTQSAKLQQLRKGVMELYISDHPLDCLTCPANGACELQDMAGVTGLREVRYGYEGDNHLKLKKDESNPYFTFDSSKCIVCNRCVRACEETQGTFALTISGRGFESRVSAGQSEAFMESECVSCGACVEACPTATLTEKSVIWLGQAEHSITTTCAYCGVGCSLNAEMKGNEVVRMVPAKDGKANEGHACVKGRFAWGYATHKDRITKPMIRAKITDPWREVSWDEALDYAASEFRRIQAKHGRDAIGGIVSSRCTNEEGYLVQKLVRAAFGNNNVDTCARVCHSPTGYGLKQTLGESAGTQSFKSIEHTDVVLVIGANPTDGHPVFGSRMKRRLRQGARLIVIDPRRIDLIKSPHVRADYHLQLRPGTNVAVLSALAHVIVTEGLLADAFIEERCEDRAFLQWRDFVAQPANSPEETESVTGVPPAELRAAARLYATGGNAAIYYGLGVTEHAQGSTAVMAIANLAMATGNVGREGVGVNPLRGQNNVQGSCDIGSFPHELPGYRHVSDSTVRGLFEQAWGVPLQDEPGLRIPNMFDAALDGSFLGLYCQGEDIVQSDPNTQHVTAALSAMECIVVQDIFLNETAKYAHVLLPGSSFLEKDGTFTNAERRISRVRKVMPPRAGLADWEATMALSNRLGYPMNYRHPSEIMDEIARLTPTFAGVSYRRLDELGSIQWPCNDAAPEGTPTMHVEAFVRGKGRFIITQYVATTEKVTRKYPLILTTGRILSQYNVGAQTRRTENVQWHAEDRLEIHPHDAQERGIRDDDWVGIQSRAGETVLRALVTERMQPGVVYTTFHFPESGANVITTENSDWATNCPEYKVTAVQVMPVQQPSEWQREYRRFNTAQLGLADPGLVTDGADDSLLEVRG